One Colias croceus chromosome 29, ilColCroc2.1 DNA segment encodes these proteins:
- the LOC123704248 gene encoding zinc finger protein 761-like, translating into SVWVKVEVGEVEGGQSGSENNAEPVVKVKKRSKKNKKPLLSCEECDYTTQHKNCLKFHIISHRDENPLSCDHCGYTTKYPTALNRHRKMRHQLSVDEKRAIAKYKCDFEDCEYVTFYRWNLNAHKRKHKLEKQHKCPKCDYQTAYRHNFIKHGKIHNEGVYFKCDKCPFVTKFEGHITRHLAKIHNEVSEGANKCDLCDFSTKIKWRLNTHKQRSLQKDIIKCDYCEFETMYMCESKKHRQRHFGEIYKNKSLQIEQETAKPPPQTEIDHEMPYQEDHETSKDQYLIDPNCLDWNSIQVLESDDKERPFMCLMCNYTSKFKAAVQRHFQRHHTGSQNRPYKCCNCDFSTKTKDQIALHNKRSKSDKVLTCTACDFVTFFKCQHAMHQKCHYTFKCSMCTYSCKQKYDLQKHYSVMHMGKGLKCSYCDYKAARKESLLCHEAIHTGNKPFKCAYCKYMSVRRSLLDIHVKRYHSEIKTDVTIVSDDKIESLKVPLPMLLDTIKMSENLQ; encoded by the exons AGTGTGTGGGTGAAGGTGGAAGTGGGGGAGGTGGAGGGGGGGCAGTCGGGCTCCGAGAACAATGCAGAGCCTGTTGT CAAGGTAAAGAAGCGCtcaaaaaagaataaaaagcCACTATTATCATGTGAAGAGTGCGACTACACGACACAACATAAAAACTGTTTGAAATTTCACATAATAAGTCACAGAGACGAAAACCCGTTGAGTTGCGATCACTGCGGATACACCACGAAATACCCTACAGCACTTAACCGACATCGCAAAATGAGGCATCAACTATCTGTCGACGAGAAACGTGCCATAGCCAAATACAAGTGTGATTTCGAAGATTGTGAATATGTTACATTTTACCGATGGAATTTAAATGCTCATAAACGTAAACACAAGCTAGAGAAACAGCACAAATGCCCGAAATGTGACTATCAGACAGCCTACAGACATAACTTcataaagcatgggaaaataCACAACGAAGGGGTTTACTTCAAGTGTGATAAGTGTCCCTTTGTTACAAAGTTCGAGGGACACATAACAAGGCACTTAGCAAAAATACATAATGAAGTATCAGAAGGTGCTAATAAATGTGATTTGTGCGATTTTTCAACTAAGATAAAGTGGCGGTTGAACACGCACAAGCAACGAAGCTTGCAGAAGGACATAATAAAGTGTGATTACTGTGAATTCGAAACTATGTACATGTGTGAATCGAAGAAACACAGACAGAGGCATTTTGGTGAGATCTATAAAAACAAGTCACTACAAATCGAACAAGAAACGGCCAAGCCTCCACCTCAAACAGAAATCGACCATGAAATGCCATACCAAGAAGATCACGAAACCTCAAAGGACCAGTATTTAATAGATCCCAACTGCCTCGACTGGAACAGTATTCAAGTTCTAGAGTCAGATGATAAAGAGCGGCCATTCATGTGCTTAATGTGTAACTATACGTCCAAATTCAAAGCAGCCGTTCAACGTCACTTTCAACGCCATCACACGGGCAGTCAGAACCGTCCATACAAGTGTTGTAACTGCGATTTTTCCACCAAAACTAAGGACCAAATCGCTCTACACAACAAAAGAAGTAAATCGGATAAAGTATTAACCTGTACCGCATGTGATTTTGTTACATTCTTCAAGTGCCAACACGCCATGCACCAGAAATGCCACTACACGTTCAAATGCTCAATGTGTACATACTCTTGCAAGCAAAAGTACGACTTACAGAAGCATTATTCAGTAATGCACATGGGTAAAGGCTTGAAATGCAGTTACTGTGATTATAAAGCTGCGAGGAAAGAAAGTTTATTGTGTCACGAAGCGATACACACAGGAAATAAACCTTTTAAGTGTGCGTATTGCAAATATATGTCGGTGAGACGCTCGCTACTCGATATTCATGTGAAACGGTACCACAGTGAAATTAAAACTGATGTGACTATCGTTAGTGATGATAAAATTGAATCATTGAAAGTTCCCTTGCCGATGTTACTGGACACAATTAAAATGAGTGAGAATTTGCAGTGA
- the LOC123704326 gene encoding acidic fibroblast growth factor intracellular-binding protein produces the protein MYTEVDVFVSNYTLIDPEIYQLWIEGCSSSEAVSTLHQRAAVKQTGATVELIASDVLDHYRTFALLERLLTVPSKLSEQMIFQIDEPTKQMLIEKYYELDDAVIRELLGRKLSSRHRKDLDEVSDRSGAPLRCCRRQFDNVRRVFKAVEEMPGSVVANVRATFLISEPLARKYGAVVFLACMRFETTKRKLQYLSFNDFFHCAQAIMGSWTYSCTGPEYYDTEMDREFLLELRDLRILLDKEKEHKHLICMRLKPKLLEKSYQELELNFRLYTRALVGVAVNLHRARELRSLFVDLLERCIEPLRLGSWPKTDLAQFLCAYEQCALQMDVLREADLKSVWERYMRVVSQCLLTMYHT, from the exons atgtataccGAAGTGGATGTTTTTGTGTCGAACTACACACTTATAGACCCAGAGATATATCAGTTATGGATAGAGGGATGTTCAT CAAGTGAAGCAGTGTCGACGCTCCACCAGCGCGCCGCGGTGAAGCAGACCGGCGCCACTGTGGAGCTTATAGCTAGCGATGTGCTCGACCattatag GACATTTGCCTTGTTGGAGCGTCTACTCACAGTGCCGTCGAAACTGTCAGAGCAGATGATCTTCCAGATAGATGAGCCCACTAAACAGATGCTTATTGAGAA ATACTATGAATTGGACGATGCTGTGATACGAGAACTACTCGGAAGGAAGCTATCGTCGCGGCACAGAAAGGATTTAGATGAG GTGTCGGACCGTTCTGGCGCGCCGCTGCGCTGCTGCCGGCGGCAGTTCGACAACGTGCGGCGCGTGTTCAAGGCGGTCGAGGAGATGCCCGGCAGCGTCGTCGCCAACGTGCGCGCCACCTTCCTCATCTCCGAGCCGCTCGCCAG AAAGTACGGCGCCGTGGTGTTCCTCGCGTGTATGCGCTTCGAGACGACGAAGAGGAAACTGCAGTATTTGTCGTTCAACGACTTCTTCCATTGCGCACAG GCGATAATGGGCAGCTGGACGTACAGTTGCACGGGCCCGGAGTACTACGACACGGAGATGGACCGCGAGTTCCTGCTCGAGCTGCGCGACCTGCGCATACTGCTCGACAAGGAGAAGGAGCACAAGCA tTTGATCTGCATGCGGTTGAAACCGAAGCTGTTGGAAAAGTCATATCAGGAACTGGAACTTAATTTTAG ATTGTACACACGTGCACTGGTGGGTGTTGCGGTGAACTTGCATCGCGCGAGGGAACTGCGCTCGCTGTTCGTAGATCTGCTTGAGAG ATGTATAGAGCCGCTGCGTCTGGGCAGTTGGCCGAAGACCGACCTGGCGCAGTTCCTCTGTGCGTACGAACAGTGCGCTCTGCAGATGGATGTGCTTAG GGAAGCGGACCTCAAGTCGGTGTGGGAGCGCTACATGCGTGTAGTGAGTCAGTGCTTACTCACGATGTATCACACGTAG